A single region of the Candidatus Protochlamydia amoebophila UWE25 genome encodes:
- a CDS encoding Hsp70 family protein, translating to MKEEATYIIGIDFGTTNCTLAYTPLKNNNTLPVIQQSELTQIVSEQTIGNSFSLPSFIYYPLAEELSQSVAAINWDLASSFTIGIFAKERGAELPTRLVSSAKSWLCHNAIDRRQAVLPFESEELINKISPLDACAKIFQHLRQSWDFNQPNAPFIRQNIFITVPASFDPSARQFVQEAAELAGYPEIILLEEPQAAFYAWLYAHANDWRNLFKVNETILVIDIGGGTTDFSLIKVEEENGNLTLRRLAVGSHLLLGGDNIDLSLAYLAKQKLEEEGYTIDHWQLQSLIYQARAAKELLMNENPPEKVEMTILGRGSKLIGNTLTTQLSQQEVEKFILEGFIPLVKPDEKSQQERHLGIQQIGLPYVQDPRISCQLAKFLSMTGESESANMDQFILPSKILFNGGTLKAKKLRDQLLELLNQWAKKLNKPPVTEILGADYDYAVSKGAVYYGLARLGHTIRIRGGTSRSYFIGVEEAVPAVPGISPPLRAICIVPFGMEEGEERELDQQEFSLVLGEMATFRFFSHITPQLSNGTEPVAGTIVRNWKQELTELHPIETVLNKTEEDGKMIRVRLKSKITELGVLELWCVASDGRKWKLEFDIRDHKNQNSA from the coding sequence ATGAAAGAAGAAGCAACATATATTATTGGAATTGATTTCGGAACAACGAATTGTACATTAGCTTACACACCCCTAAAAAATAATAACACGTTGCCTGTCATTCAACAAAGTGAGTTAACACAAATTGTTTCTGAACAGACAATAGGAAATTCTTTCTCACTTCCTTCTTTCATTTACTACCCATTAGCCGAAGAGCTTTCACAAAGCGTGGCAGCTATAAATTGGGATTTAGCTTCTTCCTTTACAATTGGCATATTTGCTAAAGAAAGGGGAGCAGAACTACCTACTAGATTGGTATCATCAGCAAAATCTTGGTTATGTCACAATGCAATTGATCGGAGACAAGCAGTTTTACCTTTTGAATCGGAAGAATTGATAAATAAAATAAGCCCTTTAGATGCTTGTGCAAAAATCTTCCAACATCTTCGTCAATCTTGGGATTTCAATCAACCCAATGCTCCTTTTATCAGACAGAACATTTTTATTACTGTTCCGGCTTCTTTTGATCCGAGTGCTAGACAATTCGTTCAAGAGGCAGCTGAGCTAGCGGGTTATCCAGAAATCATTTTATTAGAAGAGCCGCAAGCTGCTTTTTATGCCTGGCTATATGCTCATGCTAATGATTGGAGAAACTTATTTAAAGTTAATGAGACAATTTTAGTCATTGATATTGGAGGAGGGACAACAGACTTTAGCTTAATTAAAGTAGAAGAAGAGAATGGGAATTTAACTTTAAGAAGATTGGCTGTAGGATCTCATTTACTTTTGGGGGGAGATAATATCGATCTTAGTTTGGCTTATCTTGCCAAACAAAAGCTAGAAGAAGAAGGCTATACTATTGATCATTGGCAGCTTCAAAGTCTTATTTACCAAGCTAGAGCTGCTAAAGAATTATTAATGAATGAAAATCCTCCTGAAAAAGTCGAAATGACAATCCTTGGGAGAGGAAGTAAGTTAATAGGGAATACTCTTACAACACAATTATCTCAGCAAGAAGTTGAAAAATTCATTTTGGAAGGATTTATTCCTCTCGTTAAACCGGATGAAAAATCTCAACAAGAGCGTCATTTAGGAATTCAGCAGATTGGTCTACCTTATGTTCAAGATCCACGGATATCTTGCCAATTGGCAAAATTTTTATCGATGACAGGGGAGTCAGAGTCGGCCAACATGGATCAATTTATTCTTCCCTCAAAAATATTGTTTAATGGTGGAACTTTGAAGGCAAAAAAGTTGCGAGATCAGCTTTTAGAATTGCTTAATCAATGGGCTAAAAAACTTAATAAACCCCCAGTCACTGAAATTCTCGGTGCAGACTATGATTATGCAGTTAGCAAAGGGGCAGTTTATTATGGTTTAGCTCGGCTTGGGCATACGATTCGTATTCGTGGTGGAACAAGTCGTAGTTATTTCATTGGAGTTGAGGAAGCAGTTCCGGCTGTCCCAGGAATTAGCCCTCCTTTAAGAGCTATCTGTATCGTTCCGTTTGGAATGGAAGAAGGGGAGGAACGAGAGTTAGATCAACAAGAATTTTCTCTGGTTTTAGGAGAAATGGCAACATTTCGATTTTTTAGTCATATAACACCCCAACTATCCAACGGGACTGAACCAGTAGCTGGAACTATTGTTCGAAATTGGAAACAAGAACTTACTGAGCTTCATCCCATTGAAACAGTTTTAAATAAAACAGAAGAAGATGGAAAAATGATTCGTGTGAGATTGAAATCTAAAATCACTGAACTTGGTGTTCTTGAGCTTTGGTGTGTTGCTTCAGATGGAAGAAAATGGAAACTTGAATTTGATATTCGAGACCATAAAAATCAAAACTCAGCTTAA